Proteins encoded together in one Janthinobacterium tructae window:
- a CDS encoding CreA family protein produces the protein MRKLLPAALVLGFACTAAHAETIGSVDTVFKLIGPDHKIVVEAYDDPRVAGVSCYLSRAKTGGIKGAVGLAEDKADAAVACRQVGPLQFKGKLPRQEEVFTERASIFFKHVRVVRMVDSKRNALVYLVYSDRLIEGSPKNSVTAVAVPGDQPIPVR, from the coding sequence ATGCGTAAATTGCTGCCTGCCGCTTTGGTGCTGGGCTTTGCCTGCACCGCGGCGCATGCCGAAACCATCGGTTCGGTCGACACGGTGTTCAAACTGATCGGCCCTGACCACAAGATCGTCGTCGAAGCCTACGACGATCCCCGTGTCGCTGGCGTCAGCTGCTATCTGTCGCGCGCCAAGACCGGTGGCATCAAGGGCGCCGTCGGTCTGGCCGAGGACAAGGCCGACGCGGCCGTCGCCTGCCGCCAGGTGGGGCCGCTGCAATTCAAGGGCAAGCTGCCGCGCCAGGAAGAAGTGTTTACCGAGCGTGCCTCGATCTTCTTCAAGCATGTGCGCGTGGTGCGCATGGTCGACAGCAAGCGCAATGCGCTGGTCTACCTCGTGTATTCCGACCGCCTGATCGAGGGCAGCCCGAAAAACAGCGTCACCGCCGTCGCCGTGCCCGGCGACCAGCCGATTCCCGTCCGTTAA
- a CDS encoding leucyl aminopeptidase, whose translation MDFSIKAFDTKSTLGTAKSGCIAVAVFENKKLSPAAKSLDSKGAISAALKSGDISGKPGSTLLLRAVDGVAAERVLLVGMGSDETVSEKSFATGVQAALKAFGSLGAADAIIALPLTEVKERDINWAIRCVVQAAHDSEYRCDSQKSKKDPAPAGVRKIALAAPATAATRGALAQAIAIANGSDLTRKLGDLPANVANPTYLANTAKQLAKDYKFEVEVLDRKQLEALKMGSFLSVTNGSEQPPKFIVLKHMGGKAKDAPVVLVGKGITFDTGGISIKAGPGMDEMKYDMCGAASVLGTFRAIGEMNLKLNVIGVIAACENMPSGRATKPGDIVTSMNGLTIEVLNTDAEGRLVLCDALTYAERFKPAAVVDIATLTGACVVALGHHNSGLFTRSDAAHDLLANELLAAGKQSSDTAWRMPIEEAYNEQLKSNFADLANIGTPGGGSVTAAAFLENFTKKYTWAHLDIAGTAWKSGGAKGATGRPVPLLTTFLINRV comes from the coding sequence ATGGACTTTAGCATAAAAGCATTCGATACCAAGAGCACCCTCGGCACGGCCAAAAGCGGATGCATCGCGGTTGCGGTATTCGAAAACAAAAAACTGTCGCCAGCGGCAAAATCGCTGGACAGCAAGGGTGCGATTTCGGCTGCGCTGAAGTCCGGCGACATCAGCGGCAAGCCAGGCAGCACCTTGCTGCTGCGCGCAGTCGATGGCGTCGCCGCCGAACGTGTTCTGCTGGTAGGCATGGGCAGCGATGAAACTGTCAGCGAAAAAAGCTTCGCTACCGGTGTACAAGCGGCCCTCAAGGCTTTCGGCTCGCTGGGCGCTGCGGACGCCATTATCGCATTACCGCTGACCGAAGTGAAAGAGCGCGACATAAATTGGGCAATCCGTTGCGTGGTGCAAGCCGCCCACGACAGCGAATACCGCTGCGACTCGCAAAAAAGCAAAAAAGATCCGGCGCCAGCAGGCGTGCGCAAGATCGCCCTGGCGGCGCCGGCAACGGCAGCCACGCGCGGCGCGCTGGCGCAAGCCATCGCCATTGCCAACGGTTCCGACCTGACGCGCAAGCTGGGCGACCTGCCTGCCAACGTCGCCAACCCGACCTACCTGGCCAACACGGCCAAGCAGCTGGCCAAGGATTACAAGTTCGAAGTCGAAGTGCTGGACCGCAAACAGCTCGAAGCGCTGAAAATGGGCAGCTTCCTGTCCGTCACCAACGGCAGCGAACAGCCGCCAAAATTCATCGTCCTGAAACACATGGGCGGCAAAGCAAAGGATGCACCAGTGGTCCTGGTCGGCAAGGGCATAACCTTCGACACGGGCGGCATTTCGATCAAGGCCGGTCCTGGCATGGATGAAATGAAGTACGACATGTGCGGCGCCGCCTCGGTACTGGGCACCTTCCGCGCCATCGGCGAAATGAACCTGAAGCTGAACGTCATCGGCGTCATCGCCGCGTGCGAAAACATGCCATCGGGCCGCGCCACCAAGCCGGGCGACATCGTCACCTCGATGAACGGACTGACCATCGAAGTGCTCAATACCGACGCCGAAGGCCGTCTGGTGCTGTGCGACGCGCTGACCTACGCCGAACGCTTCAAGCCGGCAGCCGTGGTCGATATCGCCACCCTGACGGGCGCTTGCGTCGTCGCCCTGGGCCACCACAACAGCGGCCTGTTTACGCGCAGCGACGCAGCGCATGACCTGCTGGCCAATGAACTGCTGGCAGCGGGCAAACAGTCGAGCGACACGGCATGGCGCATGCCGATCGAAGAAGCCTACAACGAGCAGCTGAAGTCGAACTTCGCCGACCTGGCCAACATCGGCACGCCAGGCGGCGGTTCGGTGACGGCAGCGGCGTTCCTGGAAAACTTCACCAAGAAGTACACCTGGGCGCATCTGGACATCGCCGGCACGGCATGGAAATCGGGCGGCGCAAAAGGCGCGACCGGTCGTCCAGTGCCCCTGCTGACGACGTTCCTCATCAACCGCGTCTAA
- a CDS encoding DUF1653 domain-containing protein yields MRYRHYKGGIYELVCEATLEADLTPMIVYRAADGSIWTRPKDVFFQLIEVEGVMVQRFAPIN; encoded by the coding sequence ATGCGTTATCGACACTACAAGGGCGGCATTTATGAACTGGTGTGCGAAGCCACGCTGGAAGCGGATCTGACGCCGATGATCGTGTATCGCGCTGCGGACGGTTCCATCTGGACCCGGCCGAAAGACGTGTTCTTTCAACTGATCGAAGTCGAAGGCGTCATGGTCCAGCGTTTCGCTCCCATTAACTGA
- the lptG gene encoding LPS export ABC transporter permease LptG, whose protein sequence is MKILQRYFAVSIFQAVLFVLLAFLALQAFIDLTGELPKVGRNGYTIQYAFLYVLVLVPGHVYEVMPIAALIGTIYTMAQFAASSEFTIMRASSMSTAMAAGFLFRIGIVFVVITFIFGELITPRTEPLAERLKLTSRGAAVSSEFRSGLWTKDMVKSDGLTGTVTGSRFFNVGEARPDGQLKNVKLYEFDTDMRLRTLTVAKGATYQGNNIWRLTDVTETSFSNSAATSPGFEPKLANYFGQETSLVRTVQSASKDMTSEVTPKILTVSASDPERMSASELAVYTRHLAENKQETERFRIAFWKKLIDPLAIFVLMALALPFAYMHTRSGGISLKIFIGIMIGVSFMLVNTLFSHLGLLSTWPAFLTAVAPSTLYLLLALGALWWVERH, encoded by the coding sequence ATGAAGATTTTACAGCGCTATTTTGCGGTCTCGATATTCCAGGCGGTGCTGTTCGTGCTGCTGGCCTTCCTGGCACTGCAAGCCTTCATCGACCTGACGGGCGAGCTGCCGAAGGTGGGCCGCAACGGCTACACCATCCAGTATGCCTTCCTGTATGTGCTGGTGCTGGTGCCGGGGCATGTGTACGAGGTGATGCCGATTGCGGCACTGATCGGCACGATCTACACGATGGCGCAGTTCGCGGCCAGTTCCGAATTTACCATCATGCGCGCCTCGAGCATGTCGACGGCGATGGCGGCCGGTTTCCTGTTCCGCATCGGTATCGTCTTCGTGGTCATCACCTTCATCTTTGGTGAGCTGATCACGCCGCGTACCGAGCCGCTGGCCGAACGCCTCAAGCTGACGTCGCGCGGCGCGGCCGTGTCGAGCGAGTTTCGCTCGGGCCTGTGGACCAAGGACATGGTCAAGAGCGACGGCCTGACGGGCACCGTCACCGGTTCGCGCTTTTTTAATGTGGGCGAAGCGCGTCCGGACGGCCAGCTGAAAAACGTCAAGCTGTATGAATTTGATACCGATATGCGTTTGCGCACCCTGACCGTGGCCAAGGGGGCGACGTATCAGGGCAATAATATCTGGCGCCTGACCGATGTGACGGAAACCTCGTTCTCGAACAGCGCGGCGACCTCGCCCGGCTTCGAACCGAAGCTGGCGAACTACTTTGGGCAGGAAACGAGCCTGGTGCGCACGGTACAGAGCGCCAGCAAGGACATGACGTCGGAAGTGACGCCGAAGATCCTGACGGTGTCGGCTTCCGATCCCGAGCGCATGTCGGCCAGCGAACTGGCCGTGTACACGCGCCACCTGGCCGAGAACAAGCAGGAAACCGAGCGTTTCCGCATCGCTTTCTGGAAAAAGCTGATCGATCCACTGGCCATCTTCGTGTTGATGGCGCTGGCGCTGCCGTTCGCCTACATGCACACGCGCAGCGGCGGCATCAGCCTGAAGATCTTCATCGGCATCATGATCGGCGTGAGCTTCATGCTGGTCAACACGCTGTTTTCGCATCTTGGGCTGCTCAGTACCTGGCCGGCCTTCCTGACGGCGGTGGCGCCGAGCACCCTGTATCTGCTGCTGGCGCTGGGCGCCTTGTGGTGGGTGGAAAGACACTAA
- the xth gene encoding exodeoxyribonuclease III has translation MKLATWNVNSLKVRLPQVLQWLTDNPVDILCLQETKLTDDKFPVAEIEAAGYQVVFSGQKTYNGVAILSKLPITDVVKNNPRYEDAQQRILAATIGGVRVVCAYVPNGQSIDSDKYEYKLGWLSALHDWLAEEALQHPQLAVVGDYNIAPDDRDVHDPVAWAGQVLVSDKERAALQRLFDIGLTDAFRLFEQADKSFSWWDYRQLGFRLNKGLRIDHILLSPALAGRCTACVIDRVPRKWEQPSDHAPVIATID, from the coding sequence ATGAAACTCGCCACCTGGAACGTCAACTCACTCAAAGTGCGCCTGCCGCAAGTGCTGCAGTGGCTGACAGACAACCCGGTCGACATACTCTGCTTGCAAGAGACCAAGCTCACGGATGACAAGTTCCCCGTCGCCGAGATCGAGGCGGCTGGTTACCAGGTGGTCTTCAGCGGCCAGAAAACCTACAACGGCGTGGCCATCCTGTCGAAGCTGCCGATCACCGACGTGGTGAAGAACAATCCCCGCTATGAAGATGCGCAGCAGCGCATCCTGGCCGCGACGATCGGTGGCGTGCGCGTCGTCTGCGCCTACGTGCCGAACGGCCAGAGCATCGACTCGGACAAATACGAGTACAAGCTGGGCTGGCTGTCCGCCCTGCACGACTGGCTGGCCGAAGAAGCGCTGCAGCACCCGCAGCTGGCCGTCGTGGGCGACTACAATATCGCCCCCGACGACCGCGACGTGCATGACCCTGTCGCCTGGGCCGGCCAGGTGCTGGTCTCGGACAAGGAACGCGCCGCCCTGCAGCGCCTGTTCGACATCGGCCTGACGGACGCCTTCCGTCTGTTCGAGCAGGCGGACAAATCGTTCAGCTGGTGGGACTACCGCCAGTTGGGCTTCCGCCTGAACAAGGGCCTGCGCATCGACCATATCCTGCTTTCGCCGGCCCTGGCTGGCCGCTGCACGGCGTGCGTGATAGACCGCGTGCCCCGCAAGTGGGAGCAGCCGTCCGACCATGCGCCCGTCATCGCCACCATCGACTAA
- a CDS encoding sensor domain-containing protein, with the protein MNRVPTSPDFIADALQLIALPACACDACGMVVAVNGALSALLGRDVSGRLLADCFTDAYRASSTSMLRGALGAAGRERHWDSSLEGIDAAIAVQVWAKPLPVGDGLPGATLVFADISVQQRDQQALRKTLLEQQAILESAAVGIVFSRGGFIEECNIRAAEMFGYARHQLTGMPGAVLYRSAEHCRILGLEAAPLLSKGKPYRTELELRRQDGTLFWSRLHGRAVDPLNTHDGTVWIIEDISDHRRDEDQLRRAMLEMQAVMDNAPLAIGFQRDKGVLRYNRRFAECFGFDGDSGVGLAVADLYPSRAAYENVVRQASPLLRRGQPFQGEMEMRRRDGSTFWALAYGYVLNPESQTDRGLRDTIWLFDDRSAQKAAEEATRQLMLEQQAILDNASVGILFSRSRLVLRCNPRFAEMFGYAQEEMTGLPAAELFPSPAAYAAFGMQARPLLGQGLPYEQDEVLFRRRDGSLFWCRIRAKAVDQEHSEQGTIWILEDVTDSRQAQMEVAAIMTNASVSILYTKNRQITRYNLGFAAMFGYSGDEALGLPGRALYVSQQSYELLGAAAFPFLSVAKPFQTEVEMMRRDGTTLWAQLIAYVVNPDDPAAGTIWIIEDRTEAKRAEESLRNALLENQAILDSAVLGISVVEGGYNLRANSKMEELFGYGPGEINGLSVQALYPDVAAWKTARGETARDFAAGRVHMSEYQLVRKDGSRFWARLSGRPFDLAHAHGRSVWLVDDVTARREAAEAVRRARDELELRVHERTAELAGANLLLQGEIAERRQAEARVHHMAYHDNLTGLPNRALLSDRLERAMLAAQRSGRKLAVMFIDLDRFKTINDSLGHMTGDVLLKEVAARLCRAVRASDTVARLGGDEFVVLVPGIRDTDEAARVAEKVIEALTPAFPLDGHVLHVTPSIGICVYPDDGGDVDTLMRHADAAMYHAKGNGRNNYQFFTQTMNQAAALHFDLESSLRTALALQQFELFYQPIIDIATRRLHGMEVLLRWRRPGHGLVLPDRFIPIMEENGLIVPVGEWVMRQACEQSMVWQRQGLQPVPLAVNLSPRQFMHKGLVAAIGDVVRETGIDPALLEFEITETALMQHGEHTLEILRQINGMGLRLSIDDFGTGYSSLAYLKRFPVKKVKIDRAFIKDLEHSAEDRAIVAAIIALADSLQLSTVAEGVETEEQFALLLANGCRYAQGYLFSAPVPAINAQALLERVT; encoded by the coding sequence ATGAACCGCGTACCGACCAGTCCCGATTTCATCGCCGATGCCTTGCAGCTGATCGCCTTGCCCGCCTGCGCCTGCGATGCCTGCGGCATGGTGGTCGCGGTGAATGGCGCCTTGAGCGCCTTGCTGGGCAGGGATGTGTCGGGCCGCCTGCTGGCCGACTGTTTTACGGACGCCTACCGCGCGTCGAGTACCAGCATGCTGCGTGGCGCGCTGGGTGCGGCCGGGCGCGAGCGGCACTGGGACAGCAGCCTGGAGGGAATCGATGCGGCCATCGCCGTGCAGGTGTGGGCCAAGCCGCTGCCGGTGGGCGATGGCTTGCCGGGCGCGACCCTGGTGTTTGCCGACATCAGCGTGCAGCAGCGCGACCAGCAAGCCTTGCGCAAGACCTTGCTGGAACAGCAGGCCATCCTGGAAAGCGCGGCCGTCGGCATCGTGTTTTCCAGGGGTGGCTTCATCGAGGAGTGTAATATTCGCGCCGCCGAGATGTTCGGCTATGCGCGCCACCAGTTGACGGGCATGCCGGGCGCGGTGCTGTACCGCTCCGCCGAGCATTGCCGCATCCTGGGGCTGGAAGCGGCGCCGTTGCTTTCCAAGGGCAAGCCGTACCGCACCGAACTGGAATTGCGGCGCCAGGATGGCACACTGTTCTGGAGCCGGCTGCACGGGCGCGCCGTCGATCCCTTGAATACCCATGACGGTACCGTATGGATCATCGAAGATATCAGCGACCACCGGCGCGATGAAGACCAGCTGCGCCGCGCCATGCTGGAAATGCAGGCCGTGATGGACAACGCGCCGCTGGCCATCGGCTTCCAGCGCGACAAGGGCGTGCTGCGCTACAACCGCCGCTTCGCCGAATGCTTCGGCTTTGATGGCGACAGCGGCGTGGGCCTGGCCGTCGCCGACCTGTACCCGTCGCGCGCGGCCTACGAGAACGTGGTGCGGCAAGCGTCGCCTCTGCTGCGGCGCGGCCAGCCGTTCCAGGGCGAGATGGAGATGCGCCGCCGCGACGGCTCCACGTTCTGGGCGCTGGCGTATGGCTACGTGCTGAATCCGGAGAGTCAGACCGACCGCGGCTTGCGCGACACGATCTGGCTGTTCGACGACCGCAGCGCGCAGAAGGCGGCCGAGGAGGCCACGCGCCAGCTGATGCTGGAGCAGCAGGCCATCCTCGACAATGCGTCCGTCGGCATCCTGTTTTCGCGTTCGCGCCTGGTCTTGCGCTGCAATCCCCGCTTCGCCGAAATGTTCGGCTACGCGCAGGAGGAGATGACGGGCCTGCCCGCCGCCGAGCTGTTTCCCTCACCCGCCGCCTACGCAGCGTTTGGCATGCAAGCCAGGCCACTGCTGGGACAGGGCTTGCCGTACGAGCAGGATGAAGTGCTGTTCCGCCGCCGCGATGGCAGCCTGTTCTGGTGCCGCATCCGCGCCAAGGCCGTCGACCAGGAGCATAGCGAGCAGGGTACCATCTGGATACTCGAAGACGTCACGGACAGCCGCCAGGCGCAGATGGAAGTGGCGGCCATCATGACGAATGCCTCGGTGAGCATCCTGTATACCAAGAACCGCCAGATCACGCGCTACAACCTGGGCTTTGCCGCGATGTTCGGCTACAGCGGCGACGAGGCGCTGGGCCTGCCCGGGCGCGCGCTGTACGTGTCGCAGCAGTCCTACGAGTTGCTCGGCGCGGCGGCCTTCCCTTTCCTGTCGGTGGCCAAGCCGTTCCAGACGGAAGTGGAAATGATGCGCCGCGACGGCACGACCTTGTGGGCGCAGCTGATCGCCTATGTGGTCAATCCGGACGATCCGGCCGCCGGCACCATCTGGATCATCGAGGACCGCACCGAAGCGAAGCGCGCCGAAGAATCCTTGCGCAATGCGCTGCTGGAAAACCAGGCCATCCTCGACAGCGCCGTGCTGGGCATCTCGGTGGTGGAGGGCGGCTACAATTTGCGCGCCAACAGCAAGATGGAAGAGCTGTTCGGCTATGGACCCGGCGAGATCAACGGCCTGTCGGTGCAGGCCCTGTATCCGGACGTGGCCGCGTGGAAGACGGCACGCGGCGAGACGGCGCGCGATTTCGCGGCCGGCAGGGTGCACATGTCGGAATACCAGCTGGTGCGCAAGGATGGCAGCCGCTTCTGGGCGCGCCTGTCCGGCCGGCCGTTCGACCTGGCGCATGCGCATGGCCGTTCCGTGTGGCTGGTCGACGACGTGACGGCGCGCCGCGAGGCGGCCGAGGCGGTGCGCCGCGCGCGCGACGAGCTGGAACTGCGCGTGCACGAACGCACGGCTGAACTGGCCGGCGCCAATCTGCTGCTGCAGGGCGAGATCGCCGAGCGGCGCCAGGCCGAGGCGCGCGTGCATCATATGGCTTACCACGACAACCTGACGGGCTTGCCGAACCGCGCGCTGCTGTCGGACCGGCTGGAACGGGCCATGCTGGCCGCGCAGCGCTCCGGGCGCAAGCTGGCCGTGATGTTCATCGACCTGGACCGTTTCAAGACCATCAACGATTCGCTGGGCCACATGACGGGCGACGTGCTGCTCAAGGAAGTGGCCGCCCGGCTGTGCCGCGCGGTGCGCGCCAGCGACACGGTGGCGCGCCTGGGTGGCGATGAATTCGTCGTCCTGGTGCCGGGCATCCGCGACACCGACGAGGCGGCGCGCGTGGCCGAGAAGGTCATCGAGGCGCTGACGCCCGCCTTTCCGCTCGACGGCCACGTGCTGCACGTGACGCCGTCCATCGGCATCTGCGTGTATCCGGACGATGGCGGCGATGTCGACACCCTGATGCGCCATGCCGATGCGGCCATGTACCACGCCAAGGGCAATGGCCGCAATAATTACCAGTTCTTCACACAGACGATGAACCAGGCAGCGGCCCTGCACTTCGACCTGGAAAGCAGCTTGCGCACGGCGCTGGCGCTGCAGCAGTTCGAACTGTTTTACCAGCCCATCATCGATATCGCCACGCGCCGCCTGCATGGCATGGAAGTGCTGCTGCGCTGGCGCCGTCCCGGCCATGGCCTGGTGCTGCCTGACCGCTTCATTCCCATCATGGAGGAAAACGGCTTGATCGTGCCGGTGGGCGAATGGGTCATGCGCCAGGCCTGCGAGCAAAGCATGGTCTGGCAGCGCCAGGGCTTGCAGCCCGTGCCCCTGGCGGTGAATTTGTCGCCGCGCCAGTTCATGCACAAGGGCCTGGTGGCGGCCATCGGCGACGTGGTGCGGGAAACGGGCATCGATCCGGCGCTGCTGGAATTCGAGATCACCGAGACGGCGCTGATGCAGCACGGCGAGCATACGCTGGAGATTTTGCGGCAGATCAATGGCATGGGCCTGCGCCTGTCGATCGACGATTTCGGCACCGGCTATTCCAGTCTGGCCTACCTGAAGCGCTTCCCTGTGAAAAAGGTCAAGATCGACCGTGCCTTCATCAAGGACCTGGAACACAGCGCGGAAGACCGCGCCATCGTGGCGGCCATCATCGCGCTGGCCGACAGCCTGCAATTGTCGACCGTGGCCGAGGGCGTGGAGACGGAAGAACAGTTCGCACTGCTGCTGGCGAACGGCTGCCGCTATGCGCAGGGTTATCTGTTTTCCGCGCCCGTACCGGCGATCAATGCGCAGGCCTTGCTGGAACGCGTGACATAA
- the lptF gene encoding LPS export ABC transporter permease LptF: MIFQRALRRELASAAGATFTVLFSILLTWMLIGILGKAAGGKIASADVMSLMVFSALMQLPTIIILTGFISVLMVVTRSYKESEMVVWFASGLSLSRWIWPVLSFGLPLVLATGVLSLYATPWAQKKSDEYVARFEKREDLQKVTPGQFRESAGSNRIFFVEGVSGEKNVVQNVFVNTVDEKGSAVVVVAKEGVINTDAKGERFLVLKSGRRYQGVPTQADFQTMEFEQYIMRIESKQQELGAELGVRAMSTMALIADPNPYTMAELLWRVSAPMIGLMLILLAIPLGFVNPRAGSSANLIVALLIFFTYSNLIKVVEASVKQGRLTFGLAWWPLHLLAALAVVALFVWRLNVNHRYHPLVLLASFKRARRAGKPSKAVSK, encoded by the coding sequence ATGATCTTTCAACGCGCCCTTCGACGTGAATTGGCTAGTGCCGCCGGGGCCACCTTCACTGTTTTATTCAGCATCCTGCTCACCTGGATGCTGATCGGTATTCTCGGCAAGGCGGCGGGCGGCAAGATTGCGTCGGCCGACGTCATGTCGCTGATGGTTTTTTCCGCCCTGATGCAGCTGCCCACCATCATCATCCTTACCGGTTTCATTTCGGTGCTGATGGTCGTCACGCGCAGCTACAAGGAGTCGGAGATGGTGGTGTGGTTCGCCTCCGGCCTGAGCCTGTCGCGCTGGATCTGGCCCGTGCTCAGCTTCGGCCTGCCGCTGGTGCTGGCCACCGGCGTCCTGAGCCTGTACGCCACGCCGTGGGCGCAAAAGAAAAGCGATGAATACGTGGCGCGCTTTGAAAAGCGCGAAGACCTGCAGAAAGTCACGCCGGGCCAGTTCCGCGAATCGGCCGGCAGCAACCGCATCTTCTTCGTCGAGGGCGTCAGTGGCGAGAAGAATGTGGTGCAGAACGTCTTCGTCAATACCGTCGATGAAAAAGGCAGCGCCGTCGTCGTCGTCGCCAAAGAAGGCGTGATCAATACCGACGCCAAGGGCGAACGCTTCCTGGTGCTCAAGAGCGGCCGCCGCTACCAGGGCGTGCCGACGCAGGCGGACTTCCAGACCATGGAATTCGAGCAGTACATCATGCGCATCGAGAGCAAGCAGCAGGAACTGGGCGCGGAACTGGGCGTGCGCGCCATGAGCACCATGGCGCTCATCGCCGATCCGAATCCCTACACCATGGCTGAATTGCTGTGGCGCGTCAGTGCGCCCATGATCGGCCTGATGCTGATCCTGCTGGCCATTCCGCTGGGCTTTGTCAATCCGCGCGCCGGCAGTTCGGCCAACCTGATCGTGGCCCTGCTGATTTTCTTTACGTACAGCAATCTTATCAAGGTCGTCGAAGCGAGCGTGAAACAGGGGCGCCTGACATTCGGCCTGGCCTGGTGGCCGCTGCACCTGCTGGCGGCACTGGCCGTGGTGGCGCTGTTCGTGTGGCGCCTGAATGTGAATCACCGCTATCATCCGCTGGTCCTGCTGGCGTCCTTCAAGCGCGCGCGGCGCGCCGGCAAACCAAGTAAAGCGGTATCGAAATGA